A single genomic interval of Chlamydiales bacterium STE3 harbors:
- a CDS encoding Uncharacterized protein (Product derived from UniProtKB/Trembl:D6YSM4), giving the protein MNTQYVFWTSVRPNLLYKTVVQGTLFAGCGALSLLLAGTLMPLETLSIWGLWIFLLAAGIMVIGLVPYRLLQKLEVNPYKIYLTEDNVLHYFKKGKVLLSLPISDIQNLTWEDRTYLYGIKAHLKNEKSLFFPFFSKRSYEELKEILL; this is encoded by the coding sequence ATGAACACGCAATACGTTTTTTGGACTTCAGTTAGACCCAATCTTCTTTACAAAACAGTAGTACAAGGAACTCTATTTGCCGGTTGCGGCGCCCTATCCTTGCTTTTGGCAGGAACACTCATGCCCTTGGAAACTTTAAGTATTTGGGGCTTATGGATTTTTTTGCTTGCAGCAGGGATAATGGTCATTGGGCTTGTTCCTTATCGACTGTTGCAAAAACTCGAGGTGAATCCTTATAAAATTTACCTTACAGAGGATAATGTTCTGCACTACTTCAAAAAAGGCAAAGTTTTGTTATCTCTTCCCATCAGTGACATTCAGAATTTAACCTGGGAAGATCGAACCTACCTTTACGGCATTAAAGCTCATTTAAAAAATGAGAAGTCACTTTTTTTTCCTTTCTTCTCTAAACGATCCTATGAAGAACTGAAAGAAATTCTGCTTTAG
- a CDS encoding Uncharacterized protein (Product derived from UniProtKB/Trembl:V4SGQ8) translates to MSSHEIIYFLMIMVFILGYSLITIEHYTKINKAAIALLMAVLCWCLQFSDKTIHINDHVSSLLAHLADISQIIFFLLGALTIVETINVHQGFSMISELIKYRSKRKVLWVISILTFVLSGILDNLTTTIVMISILQKLVEDKEDRWLIGGAIVIAANAGGAWTPIGDVTTTMLWIGGQVTTQEVMKTLFIPSLISAAIPVAVLSCFLKGSIEQPANAFISVKEPSSKLMFFLGVGGLIFVPIFKILTGLPPYMGVLFAVGALWLVTDRIHHQYPERKHLRVPDVLSKIDISSTLFFLGILLCVNALEAGKILRDLSLAFDSYIGNSNHIALAIGFASAIIDNVPLVAASTAMYELSRFPTDSLFWQLIAYCAGTGGSILIIGSAAGVVFMGLEDVDFFWYLRRISLPALLGYIGGFIAYFLI, encoded by the coding sequence ATGTCTTCCCACGAAATAATCTACTTTCTTATGATAATGGTATTTATTCTTGGATATAGCCTGATTACCATCGAACACTACACGAAAATTAATAAGGCTGCTATTGCCTTGCTCATGGCAGTATTATGCTGGTGCTTACAGTTTAGCGATAAAACAATCCATATCAACGATCATGTTAGCTCACTTTTAGCGCATTTAGCGGACATAAGTCAAATTATTTTTTTTCTGTTAGGGGCCTTAACAATAGTAGAGACGATCAATGTGCATCAAGGCTTTTCTATGATCTCCGAATTAATTAAGTACCGCTCTAAACGGAAAGTTTTATGGGTTATTAGCATACTCACATTTGTGTTATCCGGTATTCTAGACAACTTAACGACAACGATTGTGATGATTAGCATTCTTCAAAAACTTGTAGAGGATAAAGAAGACAGGTGGTTGATAGGCGGGGCTATTGTGATTGCGGCGAATGCTGGAGGAGCGTGGACGCCTATTGGAGATGTGACAACCACAATGCTCTGGATTGGTGGGCAAGTGACAACGCAAGAAGTGATGAAAACACTCTTTATCCCCAGTTTGATTTCTGCAGCGATCCCTGTTGCTGTTCTCTCCTGCTTTTTAAAGGGATCTATTGAGCAGCCTGCAAATGCTTTCATTTCGGTTAAAGAGCCTTCCTCCAAATTGATGTTCTTTCTTGGGGTAGGAGGGCTTATTTTTGTGCCGATCTTTAAAATTTTAACGGGTCTTCCTCCCTACATGGGTGTGCTTTTTGCCGTAGGGGCTCTATGGTTAGTGACGGACAGAATTCACCATCAATACCCTGAGCGCAAGCACCTAAGAGTTCCCGATGTTCTATCCAAAATTGACATTTCTAGTACACTATTTTTCTTAGGCATTCTCCTTTGCGTCAATGCTCTTGAGGCGGGAAAAATTTTGCGGGATTTATCTTTGGCTTTTGATTCCTATATCGGCAATTCTAATCATATTGCATTAGCTATTGGATTCGCCTCTGCAATTATTGATAATGTTCCTCTGGTAGCTGCTTCTACAGCAATGTATGAACTCAGTCGGTTTCCAACAGATAGTCTTTTTTGGCAGCTTATCGCTTATTGTGCCGGAACTGGGGGTAGTATTTTAATCATTGGCTCTGCAGCTGGTGTGGTTTTTATGGGCTTAGAAGACGTAGACTTTTTTTGGTATTTGAGACGAATTAGTCTACCTGCTCTCCTAGGCTACATTGGCGGCTTCATTGCCTACTTTCTTATTTAA
- a CDS encoding Uncharacterized protein (Product derived from UniProtKB/Trembl:F8KXD2), which produces MVSHNVFLPFKKRVLCILQLCFGLGAFLWILLYPFLGSIYHYKSQLLVYESVMEQNQIQLSKHERSALNAQYGTIQKAYAQPFFDKIKSAFAFFLAVSPLEWAWVFLAISVPIMLLLKVEGSNQLIWLFPILALGFAYENRTYGGTYISFSDHLPSENYLITRYLEGNIENNSIVEQYSQLKRAWDLYLIEEWAKEQPSESPSERERQSKKGKLLFDLFRLEKTPRLSLEHAFLQKRSLSLLSLYVLWNLLFAIFVRIPEEKQITTARVLT; this is translated from the coding sequence ATGGTATCTCATAATGTTTTCCTGCCCTTTAAAAAGCGTGTCCTATGCATTTTACAGCTTTGCTTTGGACTTGGCGCATTTCTCTGGATTCTTCTTTATCCCTTTTTAGGGTCTATCTATCACTATAAATCTCAACTCCTCGTTTATGAGTCTGTGATGGAGCAAAATCAAATACAATTATCAAAACATGAGCGAAGCGCTTTGAATGCGCAGTATGGGACAATACAGAAAGCTTACGCGCAGCCTTTTTTTGATAAGATTAAAAGTGCCTTCGCTTTTTTTTTAGCAGTCTCACCCTTGGAGTGGGCATGGGTTTTTTTAGCAATATCAGTGCCCATTATGCTCTTATTAAAAGTAGAGGGTTCTAATCAGCTCATCTGGCTGTTCCCTATTTTAGCTCTTGGTTTTGCCTATGAGAATAGAACTTATGGAGGAACTTACATTTCTTTCTCTGATCATCTGCCTTCAGAAAATTACCTTATTACGAGATATTTAGAAGGAAATATAGAAAACAATTCGATTGTTGAGCAATATTCCCAACTTAAAAGAGCATGGGATTTATATTTGATTGAGGAATGGGCTAAAGAACAGCCTTCAGAAAGCCCATCAGAAAGAGAGAGGCAAAGCAAGAAGGGTAAGCTTCTGTTTGATCTCTTTCGGTTAGAAAAAACACCGAGACTCTCCCTAGAGCATGCTTTTCTTCAAAAGCGCTCCCTATCACTACTTTCTCTCTATGTTTTATGGAATCTACTCTTCGCAATCTTTGTCCGCATTCCTGAAGAAAAGCAAATAACAACCGCAAGAGTGCTTACGTAA